Below is a window of Tachysurus fulvidraco isolate hzauxx_2018 chromosome 11, HZAU_PFXX_2.0, whole genome shotgun sequence DNA.
atttcatttgattttaattCTTTGCAATATTTGTGCCACGGAGAACGGAGATTCAACAAAGGATAACATACACGCTGGTCAGACGCTGGCGGTCCACAGAAATAGTCTGACAGGTTGAGTGCAGCTCTACTCTTGCTGTTGATTCTGTGGCATCTTTGACCACCCCAATGTAACCTGTACAAGGACAATAATCAGAGTCTTTAATCAAAGAACATTGAGGAATATTGTATTTTTGATTTGCATGATTGTATCACACATTTTCTGCAGGTTTTTCAGGTGAACTTTCATTTAGCACATCTCCCATTCTATCAGATCCCAAAGTTCATTCAGATCAGATGAttagtgccccttttccaccgaggcagtttgagtgctggttcggagccagagactaatttagaaccagttctttcgacagccaaagcaccggctctgaaccaggaaaagtggttcttaagtagcaccaaaacgaccgcttgcgtcaggggctgtgggcggagctactgttagataatgtaccttaagtatactaaagtttaatacactttattaCTTTACTGCAATAGGATTATTAatcatcagcacacatgatagtaggtagctaaatgctaaggctaactttttttctgtgttaatgataaaataatgttatgtactttctcgattacaacctccgtttacagattacatggagctgcacgaaCACATTGGAATCGgcgcgtttggatgttaatgtaggttcacaaagccatgagcattaacagtaaagcagcagctgccattgttgtgtttgccgctgctgcgctaacgttgctgggaaacgtgacacgtacatagtgacgtcagactcggctctgtgatggctctctaaccgatggaaaggcaaaccggttcttagaacgttcgccagtggaaccaactttgaacgagcactagctctgaaccagcacccggttctttctggtggaaaagggtcATATAAAGAAGGCTAATAAAGAACAGTGAACTCCTATCATGTCATGTTCATACAATAATATCTAAATGGTTTTATGCGTTGCAACGCTGGCAGCAGATTAATTGATTAGACAATAACATGAATATGAGCAGCACGTACAGACATTCCTCATAAAATGCTTAGTCAgtgtatatattacataatgtatataaatgattaAGTTTCCTCAGAATGTATTGGAGCAGCAAGGCTCGGAGATAAAAAGGCTAATAAGTGACTGTCATTTTAGCTTTCATTTcatgatatttacatctagattCATTTAAGAAAATTTTTCGGTGAGCAAAAGTATTTGTACATCTCTTGTTTTCAGTCAACTTCAAGCCAAACCAAACTTTACTATACATTTATAGGCCTTATCTATAGCTTTGTccatttgttgtttgtttcttctttcagTCTGCTATTCAGAAGCCGAAATACATGCATTGGGTTAAGTTTTGATGATTTACCAGCCATGTTCTCTTTGATGAAGTTTATTGCTGTGATGTCAGGGTCCTTCAAATTAGATTGAATACATTTCTCTCTAAACTGGTGCACACTGACTGTACACGATGGTCACCCAAACCACACAAGAGCCATCGCCCTCCTACCTTTGTATGGTCCTTGGGATATCCTGACTGTCTGTCCAATCAGATCATTGTCTCGTCTTCCACGGCCACGCCCCATTCCTCCGCCACCGCCTCCCCTCTGCATTTGACCTGGTGGTGCAGATATAACAgaaaattttattaatttattaattaaaattaattaatattaataattaattaatatttttttttctttctaaaataacAACATCCTCCACTTGTTTAAGTATTACATTTAGAATTATTCATGACATTGTTGGGGCACAGCATCACTTACCCCCTCCTCCTGGATGCATTGGACTGCTAATTCGAGGACTCATGGGAGCAAAACCCCCAACAGTGAAATTGGTCACATCTCTAGGCTTCAATAtcaaaataacaacaattaaTTTAGCATTTAATATTCTATAAGTAAAAATACAGGGGCTTTTGTTTGCAGTGGTATGTGGAGGAAGAGCACAGACCCCAAGCTGCTTCATTACACTTACCTTTGAACCCCCAGCCAGCACAAGATGGCGTGTCTTACAGACAAACATGCCTCCATTTTCAACAAGCTTCTTACAGTGAAGGAAGGCAAAGCCTCGGAAGAGATGGCGGATTTCTCCCTCTCTGCCCTGTCAAACACAAACGTCAAGAACACATCCGTTATACTTTTTTACATGTTAAATCTACTATAGACACCATTCTTTGAGGATCTCATTGCTTCACTTTAATAGTACACAAGACATTGGTGGCAGGTCTGGTAAACCTTCCAAACACAACATTGTCACTATGCTGGGCTATGAAAATGTAATGATTGTAAAAAGTTTCTgttcataatatattttttcaacatTGTGATTCCTATGAATATAATTTTAGGGAGAAACCCCCTTGGCAAAGTGTCCACACCCTTTAATAAATACTTTGATGTTCCTTTTGAATTTTTTGGGCAAGAGTATCAGCTTGACATGTCTTGACATGGCATTATTTATAATTTCCTGTCTTGAAATAccattgctttttatttttaacctcaAATATTCAGATTTTTGATTGAGATACACAGGCAGAAATTTGCTCACAGAATGTGGTCCATCTATGACTTTGACGATGTCCTTCACATGGATGTTGTTTTGCTCAGAATCCAGGGCAACAGCAAAGCGGTTGTCCTTCCGTCTATTCACCGCCTGGTGCCTTACCGTGAGCACCTTACCATGCATGTTAAGTACCTGGGAGAAGGCCCAAATGTTGCAGGATCAGCATCATagaaaaactttacatttactgtGCATTTAAGGATCCAATCAGATGACTGGGAAGCCACTACCTGAAACGTCTCTCTCTCCAGCCGGACAATGACACCCACGGTTTGTGGATCCAGCTGTACCAACTCCCCCCATTCGTGTTGTCCTCCTGCATCCACCCCAGATGCAGTCTCTGAACACAGCTGTAAGTCTCGGGGCAAGACTTTAAGCTGTAATACAGACAATATGTTAATCATCATGGAATGTGCACTAGTGATGAGATAAAAGAATATGATTGAACAAGGGTACATTCGAAAGTCTCTGCAATCTTGAAGCAACCCACCTCATGCATTGTGAGATCAGAGAAGAGAATTACAAAGTTTTCTTCAACACGAACAATAAGACCAGTGTCGCCTTCGAAACGGCCCGCAATGACTTTCACATGGTCTCCCATACGGAAATACTTCCTCAACTCATGCGCTGGAAACTCTAGAGGGtcctaaagaaaataaaacaaatatataattagtaatgtagtaataataatagattagtTGGCCCTacaacaactacaactacaactactTTTGTTGGTAATGTTATTTCAGATGTTCCCTGTCTGGATCCTCACATCTGCATTTTTGATTTGGCAAAGGTTTCATGAAGGTTTCCCTTCCCGACACAACCCTCCCACTTTTTCCTGGCTCAGGaacggcactgagagttaacacTTCAGTGGCTAGATTTGATCACTGCTTGAGAATCAAAACGGAGCAATAAGAGCACAGGATCTTGCCTCTTGACCCATTTATGTACTAATGCCTGAACCACCCCTGCTAAGGTGCCTCATGcaggaaatgaaaaaagataGGCAAGTTCCAGCAACAAATTTAGACAGCTCATTGGTATCCGGTTATGTGCATGTACCTTCAGGTCCTCATGCTTGGGCATGATTGTTATCTTGCTGCCATCAACACTGAGAATTTTCCCCTGAAGATTGATCAGCTCACCCTCGCACACCTCCACATTGTCCCCAGCCTGGAGGTTGTGCTCCCGCTCTTTACCTGTAGAGATCAGTCAGTAACTTATCCCATATCATCAGCTCCTTCACCTATACGCATCCACAAAGTAATTCAAACCTGTTGTTTCTGTCACCACTTCTAGGTCAATGCCCTCAGGCTGGTCCTCAAACTTTTCCAGTTCAGAAAGAGTTGGTTTAACACCGTCTGTGAtctaaaggaaaataaattaaaccaaCCGCTCACCATTAGATAATCTGTAAATACATCCAGATGGGTCTTACCACAGCAGACATGGCAAAGCTTTTAAACAGGAAGCCTTTGCGACTATATCGGTTGCCTTCAAATATCATAAAATCACCATCGTGGCTAACTTCCCCTCCAAGTGACCTAAAGAGATGGAAATTCTGCATTATAAGGAATTATATtgcttaaaaaacacacacacattacaacatCGCTGAGAACACAGGAACCAAGAAACTGCCTAACAAAGACACTTCATTCCCTCTTACCTGATCTTCTCAGCATCAAACAGTCTCTGCGCTGGccttttaaacttttttctctttgcaaACCAGTCTTTCTGTAAGAGTGAATAGTGGTTAAATGGGCTTTAGGTGAGAAAAAAGCTTGATCAGATTATCAGTACATATATTACTCTTATATTACTCATATATCTCTTACCATGCTCATCTTTGCTTTGATTCGATCCAAATCAATTCGAGGAATCATTTTCAGTGATATTGTATTTTGGCTTGGTTCCACATAGTCAAcctaaaacaaatttttttttaaaaagtttttccaatttcaaaataaaaattaaatcaaaGCGGTATCTTTGTTTCAGTTTAAACATTGGTGAACTTAAGAAACCCACCTGTGCAATATCATCTTTGTACAAGCCTCTTTTAAGGCGGACCCAGGATTTAGGTTTGAGGTTTGTTACTTCTTTCACCACTTTAAGAACATCCGTCATTTCCTTAATGGGCACCATTTGCTGGTTCCAGTAGCCCATTCGCAGGTTTCCGACTCCTTCAATGGCAGCTTTCACATGAGTCTGCTTATATGCCtctatatagatatatcctTTCACATGCTCAGGAGCCACTACTGATTTAATCTGAAGTGGCTGTGTTGAgatagaaaagagagaagaaataataatgaggtgacattctaaataaatatacgTTGACTAAAAGTGTACACCATTACGAATATTGTTTTTTACTGGACGCTGCAGGATATCTGTGATTAACTTACTGTGTCAGTGCACTGGTAGGCAATGAATTTTCTCATCAGGGCAATGGCAGTTGCTCTCTCCTCCCCGAtctaaacagaaatattaaaatgagagaaatgcaGTGCGATAATCTTTTTTCGAAATCCTTAAATTAATGCATAATCTACACCTGCACATACCTTACATTTGACAGTCCACAAATTTGGATCTCTGAAATAAAGCACAGggcaataaagaaataaataaataagcaagcgCGTATGTGTGGAAGTCTACgttcattacatcatcacattTGAGAAAAAAGACTGACAGGATAAAACCTACTTAACACCAGGTAGCAGCTGTTGCTGAGTAATGTCATCAGACAGATCCTCTGATCCTCCATAGAAACTGGGAGCAAGAAAGAGTTAAGTGTTATAACGCAGTTtgtgatgggggggggggggcattgcctatgtgaagaaaaaataaatactgataaAAGGATAACATACTGTTCTCCTCCTGAAGACTTGGCATATTTCCTCATATAATATTCTCCCAAAGCTTCCTCTCTGGAATCTCTACAGTCAAATAAAAACaggcaaataaaaacaaacaatgctaAATATCATCAGAGGCTCATGTGGACATAAGTAATCACAAACATCAGCATGTCTGCtcgctcacacctccagagatTCTGCAGTCTGCGGGAACCGGAATGATCCTCATCCAGAGTTACAGGATCAAGGTTGGAAACTAGACAATGGGGAACAAAAATAATGatcagaaggaaaaaaaatgaaagaaaaatgcagAATCTGAAAGCAGCTTGTATCCACCTTAATTTTAATCTATTATCAGCCACATCTGGCTATGTAAGCTGGCACAGATCAGCagctaaataataattaatgttgGGTatggaattaaaaaagaaattcaaatcaATCCATCCCACTCCCACAGTTATTGTTTGCATCAGCCCATGATATCGTCTACTACATTTAGCATCtatttgtgaaaatgtaaacaaattagtAAACCACCAGGAACCTGGCCAGTATTAAGCAGTTAGTGGAGCCTCAGCTATCACAACAACTGGATAGCATTAATTTGTACTGATTTTGCATAAATATgtatgtgcgcatgtgtgtgtgtaatgcatgATTGTATTGTTCAGATACAGTGATATCTCATGTTGGATTGTCACAACAGATGCTGAAGCTCTGGAGAAAAATAGTGAATATATcaataacatgtttataataatcaGTAAAATATGTGGAGGAACTGATCCTTTTATCAGGCAGCATGAACATGAATTTACTGAAATTTACATAATAAGTCTAATTTATattccaaaaacaaacaaacaaacaaaaaataaataaataaaatccatgaAAATAGACCTAATCTACTCTACTCACCTATCAGTATAAACTATGCTGCACATTATCCTCCATTATTCGTTTTAGCTCACGATCATCTGGTGTATtgaagctatttatttattttttaaatcaatattaGCTATTTTATCCTGATCATTTCTGATCAGTTCCACAAGCTTGAACAGATGGAGCTTTAGGGATACAAGAGTAAGCTTCAGTGACAATACTGGACAGTTCAAAACAAATGCTTTAATCAATCggaattcatttttaaacagtgCTTTGGAAAAAGTGTCGCTAGATATCGTGGCAGCGTGATTTTGTGTAGtgataataatgttaaaaagtCATGTAGACTGCTCTTAAATTATGAGGAGCGTCACATGTTGGAGGTcataaaatgcagcaaacatgTAAAGATACTTCATGTGAGTTGACAGACTGGAAGCATTTGTAATTACAGTTGGGAGACACATACCTTCAGCCTCCTCTGCTCGAGTCCATCGGAGATTTGTAGAGGGAGGAACATGAGCCATAATACAATTTCATGTGCATACAGCAATTGCAGGCAAGGGCAGAGATACATACACAGCATAAaccaaagggggaaaaaaggaaatagaaaaaaaaaaaatcatcaataaCGGGCAGGCACTgaatggtatttttttttttaagagatggATGTCATGCCAGTATCCTTGTTAGTTGATGCAATGCAATAAGCATGAGTGTTTCACTAAATCCACTACACTTATTTAACGAAAAAGGAGCAATTTCAGGCAAACGGTCACAGTTGGTTTCCCTTGACAACATACCATCAGCTTTACATTCCTAAcgttaataaaatgtattcatcGTAATCAGAACTGCATAAAGTTGTGTTACGGATTTTTCTAGTTCCAGAGAGAAAAGCCAAAACATGTATTTGCCATCCGTGCTCCTCGACTAGAACGTGTGCAAATAGAACATTAGCAAAACAACTGCATGACATGTTATACGAGCCACGTAGAATGGGTATGAAATTGATCGAATGTGGGAATTGTGAGAATTTAAGTCAATTAGACAAAGAAAACAGGAAGATCAAAGAAATCTGGAGTTGGTTTACCGTTAACTGAAGGAGGCATGCACAAAAGATAAAGAATTATGAGCACAAGGAATACAATCAAATTAACTAGCACCAGTTAAATCATGTTAGACAAACACTTTGCTGTAGTTATACATTCTTCTTACTAACATTGTACACTGGACTTTAACATGCCTTTTTATCCCTAATCAACTAATAGTAGTTATTACACCTGTATTAGCAGTAATGATTACTAGCAAAAATAATTTAACACATATCAGCATATAAAGATAAATCTTAATACagtaatattgtatatataaatattaattcaactatttcttatattaaataaagcaataaacatGACTAGGAGACactctgtggaaaactcaccTTTTTCCAAAATGTCCTCGGCTCCTTCCTCCCACAGATCTTCATCTTCATACTCATCGTCAACGTCTATTCATGGGAGAGAACCAGAGCCGTAAATACAGTaagcacaaaataaatgcatgcattGGGTTCTTAATGAGAAGCAATCGATTCCGGATATTAGATGTGGTGAAGTTTTACCAGCTTCGTCTAAGATGAAGCCTCCGTGGCGAGGCTTCTTTCTAGGACGGTCatcgtcctcttcctcctcttcgtcatactcctcctcatcttcctccaAGTCCTCCCCCTCTTCTTCAGCTTTGTCACTACCAGCAACACTTCCCTGCCCTTCATCCTCCTGAAAGTGAAAGCTTCTCAGTAAGATGTTGAGACTTAAGCATAAATTTTGTCTGGTTTTACCGTTTATCTAAAGAACATTCCTTAGATTGGTGTTTTGGGATGAGGTGAACAGCACTGACTCACGTGTCACTCTACAATCTAATAATCTAACAATATTATAATCTAAACCGCAAGACAGGCAATTTCACTGTAGAGCAACTTCAATGTCTTACTTCATTCTCCTCGACCTCCTCAGCCTCGCTGCTCCTCTCGCTCTGGTTGTCTGAAAAGTCGCTATCCTCACTGTCAGACATCACACTGATTCAcctgctcaacacacacacacacacacacacacacacacacacacacacaaatatatacatacatacatacacaaatatatataaagcatacacacacaaatatataaacacgcatacacacacacaaatatatacatacacacacaaatatatatataaacgcatacatgcacacacacaaattttatatatatatatatatatatatatatatatatatatatatatatatatacatatacatacacacatacacacacatacatgcacacattatatatatacatacatacatatatatatatatacacacacacacatatacatgcacacattatatatatacatgcacacattatatatatacatacatacacatatatatatatatatatatatatatatatatatatatatatatatacacacacacacacacacacacacaagtatatatatacacacacacacacacacacacatacaaatatatatacacacacagtaataaatgCACtggcaaaacacaaaacaactaGCAGATAGAACATAACGCCATAGTCAATTTGAGTTACCCCTTTTGCGAtcgctttattttattatattatatttcatcaATGTGGGCTTGACAACAGCAGTTTAGCCAACGACAATAGAGAATGTTATAAGGTGAAGAGTAAACACTAGCATTAATAAAACCGATGTGTGAACTTGCTTTCACACGAACTTGAGTTATTATTTAGCTAAAGGAAGTCGTAGCGCCTTCAGCCACATTAGCAAACATGAATCTAGTGTcttgttagcatgtttgctaGCTGGTGAAACGTAAACtttcaaacaaaacatatatcAAAGATAGTGAACATTTAATTTTTCAGATTATTTGCAACGACAGGGTTGGtttgatataaaaaaagaaaaaaaaaggatttattaaACATCAATCCTGAAGGAACAGAGTCTCATTAGCATGATTAATTAGCCAGATGATGTAGCAGCTCGCTGTTAAAAGACTATGTGCtctattataaaacatttagtattattattaatacaattCTTTACCTTCGGATGTAAACAATGTTAGCAAACACCAGCAAAGACTTCGATTATAAGAATAAAGGGGTTTTAAACCGCTTCGCTCTCGCTAACACTGCGGCTATTTCCACTGAACAGCCTCCGCAAACAGACTCGCTTTCCGTTTCCGGTACAAACATGATGAACAGCGCCACCTCATGTCCTGGAGGAACACGACTTCCAGGACATGCATGCCTGTATGAATACTGAcaccaaactgtagggagaaaTTTATACTGTGAATAATGCATGTGTTTAAACTTGTCTGAGGAGACAGCAGTACAACCCCCcaaagcacagagagaacatgcaaactccacttACACAGGGTGGAGACAGGAAATGAGTCAATGATTGGGTATGCTAACTTTTAAGCCACCTGTGCTTATAGACATTGCTGATTTCTCCCAGTACAGAGTCACCAGATAGGAAACAATACAATTAAATGAACTCTAAAACCATtaaacagggctctcaagtttgaagacaggcaagagtgacatctccaagcccccaaacaccccccccccacacacacatacgacaATGGGGGTCTTATTGTGTTTAGTAaggatcactgaacacaatttaaccaaacacaaagtatttattcaatttacatttattaatttgcaaCATGTATATTAATTTGCAACATATATAAGAACatagacgagagagagagagagagagagagagagagagagagagagagagagagagagagagagagagagagagagagagatgactgaTGTCGTTTATTGTAAgcgttgcctttttggactcctttatcatttgtaatgttgctcccatttaaaacagttcggctcaagcccagccatttttagggtcatgattgaggacaatgtcccatccagagacgagctgttgcgtgttgaggttttgttcaaactgaccattagaatgtggaagcactaaaTCCAAGCCTGCTCGATCTGAGCAgatgttgtcagtgaacaggctgtaaaactgttggctatgttacagacactcatgaaaaactgatgctgattttctgggaaacatctctaacagcagtcaacgcgcttgattcctgcccggttccatagaaaCAGTGGTGCAGACAGATACGTTTTGGGCACTGcggtatattaaatatatgacgaatagtcagtttttctgtgtgagaaatacaatgtgtggctggagagcatgacaaaacacccaaatgagtgactgtcactttcaatgcgtgacacttgagagccctgcattaAAACATTTGGCATACCTGATGTCATCTTGGTCTAACCTGATTGATTTTTGAAATATTTCCATGCTCTGCATACTAAGCTGAGGTTGTGGAAGACAGTGTCATGTCACAGGTCATATACCATGGAAAGATTGAGGACAGCAACAAGACTCAAGGCAATTATACCGCATCAGCAAAGTTGCCAGATCATCTTCCCGTTCCACATGGGAAGATGTCCAGATTGGCCATCAGCAAAGAACTATCAGAAAAGTCGGTCTGGAAAAGCTACTGGTCTTAAAGTAGCCAGAAATGGTCTTCAAGAAAGAATTGTGTCCAAAAAGCCATACCTTCGATGCACAAAAACATAGGACCTGTTTTATGAAGGCCTGGAGCGTGTCTGTGGGAAACAGTGAAGAATGATGGAGGTGCCTAGTAAGTTTGGGGCTACATTTCTGCAAATGGAGTTAAGAGAATTGAGCAGGATTATTGGTGTCCTCAGTGCTGAGAAATACAGGCAGATACTTTTCCATTATATACCAGGGAGGGATCTGATTAGCTTGAAATTTATACTGCAGCAGGGCAACAACCCCAAACCTACAGCCAATGTCATTAAAGACTATCATCAGTGTACTGAAGAACAAGGAGTCTTGGAGTCCATggagttctccaagatgtttggaacaacctacctgCTGAGTTCCTTTAACAACTGTGTGAAaatgtacctagaagaattgatG
It encodes the following:
- the supt5h gene encoding transcription elongation factor SPT5 isoform X2 is translated as MSDSEDSDFSDNQSERSSEAEEVEENEEDEGQGSVAGSDKAEEEGEDLEEDEEEYDEEEEEDDDRPRKKPRHGGFILDEADVDDEYEDEDLWEEGAEDILEKEEAEVSNLDPVTLDEDHSGSRRLQNLWRDSREEALGEYYMRKYAKSSGGEHFYGGSEDLSDDITQQQLLPGVKDPNLWTVKCKIGEERATAIALMRKFIAYQCTDTPLQIKSVVAPEHVKGYIYIEAYKQTHVKAAIEGVGNLRMGYWNQQMVPIKEMTDVLKVVKEVTNLKPKSWVRLKRGLYKDDIAQVDYVEPSQNTISLKMIPRIDLDRIKAKMSMKDWFAKRKKFKRPAQRLFDAEKIRSLGGEVSHDGDFMIFEGNRYSRKGFLFKSFAMSAVITDGVKPTLSELEKFEDQPEGIDLEVVTETTGKEREHNLQAGDNVEVCEGELINLQGKILSVDGSKITIMPKHEDLKDPLEFPAHELRKYFRMGDHVKVIAGRFEGDTGLIVRVEENFVILFSDLTMHELKVLPRDLQLCSETASGVDAGGQHEWGELVQLDPQTVGVIVRLERETFQVLNMHGKVLTVRHQAVNRRKDNRFAVALDSEQNNIHVKDIVKVIDGPHSGREGEIRHLFRGFAFLHCKKLVENGGMFVCKTRHLVLAGGSKPRDVTNFTVGGFAPMSPRISSPMHPGGGGQMQRGGGGGGMGRGRGRRDNDLIGQTVRISQGPYKGYIGVVKDATESTARVELHSTCQTISVDRQRLTSVGAKRHGGMTSTHGRTPMYGSQTPMYGSGSRTPMYGSQTPIHDGSRTPHYGSQTPLHDGSRTPGQSGAWDPNNPNTPSRQDEDYEFSYDDEPSPSPQGYGGTPNPQTPGYPEVPSPQVNPQYNPQTPGTPAMYNTDQYSPYAAPSPQGSYQPSPSPQSYHQVAPSPVGYQNTHSPASYHPTPSPMAYQASPSPSPVGYSPMTPGAPSPGGYNPHTPGSNIDQTSSDWVTTDIQVRVKDTFLDGGVINQTGVIRSVTGGMCSVYLQETEKVVSISSEHLEPVTPTKNNKVKVILGEDREATGVLLSIDGEDGIVRMELDEQLKILNLRFLGKLEV
- the supt5h gene encoding transcription elongation factor SPT5 isoform X1 → MSDSEDSDFSDNQSERSSEAEEVEENEEDEGQGSVAGSDKAEEEGEDLEEDEEEYDEEEEEDDDRPRKKPRHGGFILDEADVDDEYEDEDLWEEGAEDILEKVNEEAEVSNLDPVTLDEDHSGSRRLQNLWRDSREEALGEYYMRKYAKSSGGEHFYGGSEDLSDDITQQQLLPGVKDPNLWTVKCKIGEERATAIALMRKFIAYQCTDTPLQIKSVVAPEHVKGYIYIEAYKQTHVKAAIEGVGNLRMGYWNQQMVPIKEMTDVLKVVKEVTNLKPKSWVRLKRGLYKDDIAQVDYVEPSQNTISLKMIPRIDLDRIKAKMSMKDWFAKRKKFKRPAQRLFDAEKIRSLGGEVSHDGDFMIFEGNRYSRKGFLFKSFAMSAVITDGVKPTLSELEKFEDQPEGIDLEVVTETTGKEREHNLQAGDNVEVCEGELINLQGKILSVDGSKITIMPKHEDLKDPLEFPAHELRKYFRMGDHVKVIAGRFEGDTGLIVRVEENFVILFSDLTMHELKVLPRDLQLCSETASGVDAGGQHEWGELVQLDPQTVGVIVRLERETFQVLNMHGKVLTVRHQAVNRRKDNRFAVALDSEQNNIHVKDIVKVIDGPHSGREGEIRHLFRGFAFLHCKKLVENGGMFVCKTRHLVLAGGSKPRDVTNFTVGGFAPMSPRISSPMHPGGGGQMQRGGGGGGMGRGRGRRDNDLIGQTVRISQGPYKGYIGVVKDATESTARVELHSTCQTISVDRQRLTSVGAKRHGGMTSTHGRTPMYGSQTPMYGSGSRTPMYGSQTPIHDGSRTPHYGSQTPLHDGSRTPGQSGAWDPNNPNTPSRQDEDYEFSYDDEPSPSPQGYGGTPNPQTPGYPEVPSPQVNPQYNPQTPGTPAMYNTDQYSPYAAPSPQGSYQPSPSPQSYHQVAPSPVGYQNTHSPASYHPTPSPMAYQASPSPSPVGYSPMTPGAPSPGGYNPHTPGSNIDQTSSDWVTTDIQVRVKDTFLDGGVINQTGVIRSVTGGMCSVYLQETEKVVSISSEHLEPVTPTKNNKVKVILGEDREATGVLLSIDGEDGIVRMELDEQLKILNLRFLGKLEV